The Luteolibacter sp. Y139 DNA window CACCGCTTTATCCGGACGAAATTGTCTCCAGGTTACCGGCTTATTTTCGCACCCAGGGGCTGGTGCTGCCGGGCGGGCCGGGATTGCCGCATCCGACCGGCGTCCGGCGTGTCGATGCGCGCGGGCCGCAGGGCGAACCAGCGGGTTCGCTGCCGGAGAAGATGCGGGAGCAATTGCTGGATGCCTACGGCGTGGACTTCGCGGTGCTGATCGAGGCGAAGCTGCTGACGGTGGGTGTCCATCCCGACACCCACTTTGGCAACGAGATCGCACGCGCTCACAATGACTGGCTGCGGGAAAAATGGCTGCCTGCGGATCCCCGCTTTCTCGGCAGCATGCTGATCAACCTGCTCGACCCAACCGCCGCCGCTGCCGAAATCCGGCGGGTCGCCGGATCGGAGCGGATCGTGCAAGTCGTGATGACCAGCGCGACGCGCATCCCGCTCGGCGATCGCATTTACTGGCCGATCTATGAGGCGGCCTGCGAGGCAGGGCTGCCGGTGGCCGTCCACCCCGGTGCCGAGGGGAAAGGAGTCGCCGGGCAATTCAGCGCCGGCTTTCCCGCAAGCTATCTGGAGTGGCACACGAATCTGTCCCAGAACTTCATGGCCCAGCTCACAAGCTTGCTGTGCCGTGGCGCGATGAGCCAATTTCCCGAGCTGCGCTTCGTGATGGTCGAGGGCGGCTTCGGCTGGGTGCCGCATCTGCTGTGGCGGCTGGACAAGAATTGGAAGGGCTTGCGTTCTACCGTGCCATGGCTGGACCGTCCACCGAGCGAATACGTGCTGGAGCGGGTGCGCTTCACCAGCCAGCCGGTGGAGGAGCCGCCGTCGAATGACCAGCTGTTAGAACTGCTGCACATGATGCAGGCGGAGCGGACGCTGATGTTTTCGAGCGACTATCCGCATTGGGACAATGACTCGCCGCTGCGGGCGTTTCCCCGCTTGCCGGAGGAAATGAAGGAGCGGATTTTCTGGAAGAACGCGGCA harbors:
- a CDS encoding amidohydrolase family protein, coding for MDQSMEGESKVKGQWSLIDCDVHCTPLYPDEIVSRLPAYFRTQGLVLPGGPGLPHPTGVRRVDARGPQGEPAGSLPEKMREQLLDAYGVDFAVLIEAKLLTVGVHPDTHFGNEIARAHNDWLREKWLPADPRFLGSMLINLLDPTAAAAEIRRVAGSERIVQVVMTSATRIPLGDRIYWPIYEAACEAGLPVAVHPGAEGKGVAGQFSAGFPASYLEWHTNLSQNFMAQLTSLLCRGAMSQFPELRFVMVEGGFGWVPHLLWRLDKNWKGLRSTVPWLDRPPSEYVLERVRFTSQPVEEPPSNDQLLELLHMMQAERTLMFSSDYPHWDNDSPLRAFPRLPEEMKERIFWKNAAELYRL